Part of the Temnothorax longispinosus isolate EJ_2023e chromosome 5, Tlon_JGU_v1, whole genome shotgun sequence genome is shown below.
ATTGAGACTTTTGacatttgattattttgtgTGCTACtatattagataattttttttaagataaaaaagaaataaaaactaaaaaaatgtggttaaaaattacaaataaaattaataaatagaattgaATTCTTGCAATATACTTAAATTTCTATGATTCGAGATTAGAGTTGTGAGATATTATGgctgaatatataaataagacttttgttagaaaaaaatttttatgataattatgtttctttagttatttgtgtaagtATTAATACTTCTTTTCAGGTGGTAGTCGCGGTATGGGTCAAGCGCAAAGTATGTCATCGGGTGGCACCGGTTGCGAAGATTGTCCTGGATATCCTGGATATGTTGGATATCCTGAAGGGAAACCGGATAAGGTACAAGTTCCACCGATAAGTACTGGAACACCTGGTATTACGCAACCTGGAACAGGAATCATTCCTGGAGTCACAACTTACCCTGGCGGGCAAATAACATATCCAACTGGAGTGGTACCTGGGGAAGTTAGCACCTACCCTGGAATTCTCTCTGGAAGACCAGGGACTTATCCTGGAGGTGTTCGTCCTGGAATTGTGACACCAGGAGTTGACGGAACGTATCCTGGAGGTGTCCGTCCTGGAACTGTGGCACCAGGAGCTAACGGGAGGTATCCTGGAGGTGTACGTCCTGGAATTGTGACACCAGGAGCTGATGGAACGTATCCTGGAGGTGTCCGTCCTGGAATTGTGACACCAGGAGCTGATGGAACGTATCCTGGAGGTGTTCGTCCTGGAACTGTGATACCAGGAGTTGATGGAACGTATCCTGGAGGTATCCGTCCTGGAACTGTGACACCAGGAGCTGATGGAACGTATCCTGGAGGTGTTCGTCCTGGAATTGTGACACCAGGAGTTGATGGAACGTATCCTGGAGGTATCCGTCCTGGAACGGTAACACCAGCAGCTGACGGGACGTATCCTGGAGGTATCCGTCCTGGAACTGTAATACCAGGAGCTGACGGGACGTATCCTGGAGGTATCCGTCCTGGAACCGTGATACCAGGAGCTGATGGGACGTATCCTGGAGGTATCCGTCCTGGAACCGTGATACCAGGAGCTGATGGAACGTATCCTGGAGGTATCCGTCCTGGAACTGTGACACCAGAAGCTGACGGGAGATATCCTGGAGGTGTCCGTCCTGGAACTGTGACACCAGGAGCTGACGGGAGGTATCCTGGTGGTATTCAACCTGGTACTGTGATACCAGGGACTGACGGGACATATCCTGGTAGTATTCAACCTGGTACTGTGATACCAGGAGGTGATAGAACATATCCACCTGGAACTATAATCACAGGAGATCGTGGACCATATCCCATCCAGCCTGGAGGAGTCTTACCTGGTGGTGTTGGGACGTACCCAGGTATGCAACCTGGAGTCCAACCGGGACAAGGTATCTATCCTCCTGGTGGCATCGTAACTACTTCGGTAGCAACAGGTTCCACTACTGTCACTGGTGTTGGAACTTACCCAGTTGGTACCGCACCTGGAACAGGCTTACCAAGTGGGACATATCCGGGAGTTCCTGGTACAGGAACTTATCCCGGAACTGGAGTCTATCCTGGTGGTGTTCGACCTGGTATTCCAGGAACAAGTGTCGGGACATATCCTGGCAGTGTTGTCCCAGGAGGAACAACAACTCAAGGAGTTTATCCTGGTGGTGGACAGCAGACTGTTATAACCTATCCCCAAGGTATTCCATCAGGCACTTTACCTAGTGGAGGTCAAGTTCCTGGTACGACTGCAGATTCAACATCTGGCACTGGTACACAAGTAATAACTTATCCAGGTGGTCAACCAACAAATGGTCAAGTGGTTTACCCAGGTTCTAGTGGTACTATTCAACCTGGCAAAATTCCTGATACAACAGGCAGTGTAACGGGTACTCAAGTTACGTATCCAAGCGTTACATACCCTGGAACTATTCCAAGTACATATCCTGGTGGTGCACAACAAATTACTCCTCCCGGTGGTACCTTATATCCTGGTCAAGTAATCTACCCAGGTGGCCAAGTGCCAACTTATCCAGGTGGACAATATCCAGGCACGGGTATCGGAATTCCAGGAACAGGAGGTGTTCAGTATCCACCAGGCACAACAGGAGGGACTGGTGTCACTGGGCAGTATCCTGGTCAGCTTCCAGGCGGAATCAGTGTTCAGGGAGGAGATGGTCGTCGATATCCAGGAAATGGTTATCCGGGAATGGTTGGAACTGCAGGTCTCGGTGAAGCTTCGCAATACATACAAACTGGCGGACCAACTAGACCGGCGGGTGTGGCGGATGACGGTGCCGAGTCACAGGCGTCGAGTTCCGTACAACAGCAGGTGGACTCAGGCACTCAAGCAAGCGCCTCGGCTCAGGGTAAATACGGATCGGGCACAGCTCAGTCGCAAGTCACAGGAACCTACAGCGGTTCCGGCACCTTCTCGGCCCAGGCTGGCACCAGCGACGCCAACAAGAGTGCTCAAGCCGAGGTCAGTGGCGGTAAAGAAGGAGCTACCAGCAATGCGCAAGGCGTCGCCGGTTACGGAAAGAGTCAGACGCAGGTTCAATTGGATTCCGACTCCGGTGCTACCTCGACAGGTGCTCAGAGCAGCGGCTGGAACCATGGTACCAATTCGCAAGTGCAAGCAAGCTCCAAGGGCGGAATGGCGGATGCTCAGGCCAATGGTGAAGGCAATACTTCCAGCCAAGCGCAGATCGGGTTCCAGCCATACTTGAAGGACGACGATGAAAAGATGGAGAAGCATGCGAGGCCATTTCGCGGTAGCGGAACGGCGTCGGCTCAGAGTGGCACTCATCGAGGTCAGTCCCAGTCGCAGCTGCAAGGTTCCTTCCAATATGGGATCACGTACAACGGCGCAGCGCAAGCCGGTTCCGGATCCGGTGCCGCATCTTCGCGGAAGCCTTTCAACTTCACCGACACCGAACTCTTCAAGCCCTTCAAACAGTCTCCTCCTTTGAAGCGACCGACGAATGTTGACAGCGCAGCACAATCGAGTCCGTCGACAAGTTCGAATTACGACAACAAACCGGACGAAAACAAGCAGAATCGCGAGCAAGGTTTGCAAAGCAGTTCAACCTCGAGGCAGACCGTCGTCCTGGCTTCCAAGAACAATCTGGACGACGCTGCCGACAAGAAGGTGCTAGCTACCGAGAAACCACGAACGGACGACACAACGTACGACGAATACGACGACGACTACGCGGATGAGGACGATTATCCTACGACAGCGGGTTCGAGGTTGACAATCAAAGAGAAGTTCTCGGGAACTTTTCCGGGTCCGAGCCCGAATCATCAGAAACTCGATAAGACCTTTCAGCAGCAAAGTCGCAGTCAGTCGCAGACGATACAGGTCGCTAAGGGGAATCAATACAACGTTCACGTTAGCCAAGACTCAAACGTCCCGCGAACGGGTGATACTCTGCAACCGGGACAATCCGTGTCAGGATACACCATCCCGCCTGGTTTCCGTGGCCGAGTGATGTCGACCTCCGGCACAGAGACCGTTGCTCAAGGCGACGGCAAGTCCCAGTCGCAGACTGTATCTTTGGTACCAAAGGACTTCAACAATACCAGGTCACCACCGCCCACGGAGACTAGATCGCTTCAGACAAATTACGAGCGTTACGTCGGCCGACATACGTCGAAGAGCCAAGGATCTCCCGTTAATCAAAACACATCTTCCGATAAGCACACGAGACCTACTCCGGCGATAGCGGCGAAGCCGAGTTATTACACCGTGACCAACAGTTTCGCTGGCAAGATGAACGGCAACAATGAACCGAGAAAGTACGAGCATCGATATTACACAAAGAGTTCCACCTGTGGATATTTCACGTTCTCCTGCAACGTCGTGTACGGTTCCAACGGTAGGACAAAAATCTGCAAGCCGAAAGTGCCGACGTATCCCGATGGCAGGCCTATGAGGTGTTGAatcatcaaaatatatattggatGCAACGACAATTATTTCTCTAAAGCATCCTGCATTTTTCACTTCGTTGTATAGTACAGTGGAATTTACGTGACTCGCTTAGGTCGTAGATTAGGTCGTATTTGACTAATTGCTTTCGTGCGCGTCGACATTGTAACTCACTCTATCATGAATTCGAGTAGTACATTTCCCTCTTCAGCAGCTTTcaacaagtaaaataaatgtagaagTAAAACGAATACAATAGAAAACTTTCGTTCCTATGGATTAGTAAATAAAGACTATAATCTTTCGGGGAATCCACAGGATTGAAAGTTGGACGGCATAAATATTACGTGTACAATACtacaatttctttattgaGGTACTTCCAAATTATTGACTGTATAGCATGGTGAACATGTTACATCTCGCtgctatttattaaattttatcaataaaatacattttaactagaaaaaaaatcttttttcgcCTTCTTCTCATTggttaagaaatataattcacgataattttctcaatttgACATAAGTGATTGTATTGTA
Proteins encoded:
- the LOC139812941 gene encoding uncharacterized protein, encoding MRPYLIVIVLIFLASTTLARYHEKTRFDRSVHEYEMRDAENNREEKQWSFTDDVTQFVAYKSRKENDCYLENIKQGQNASRKKRQSKILYASTALTKLEAWRLAGGRIADFCNGRNILLLQATRPVPGRTLDPFFNEIPVDENDISSKRVADIVLTPLRARTKRQIQLEQREKSNKNVDRIRQRRQTNQFRGKFRGQTQSQYLNLGNDEKKEGKAEAEATQQSSRAVVSGSRGMGQAQSMSSGGTGCEDCPGYPGYVGYPEGKPDKVQVPPISTGTPGITQPGTGIIPGVTTYPGGQITYPTGVVPGEVSTYPGILSGRPGTYPGGVRPGIVTPGVDGTYPGGVRPGTVAPGANGRYPGGVRPGIVTPGADGTYPGGVRPGIVTPGADGTYPGGVRPGTVIPGVDGTYPGGIRPGTVTPGADGTYPGGVRPGIVTPGVDGTYPGGIRPGTVTPAADGTYPGGIRPGTVIPGADGTYPGGIRPGTVIPGADGTYPGGIRPGTVIPGADGTYPGGIRPGTVTPEADGRYPGGVRPGTVTPGADGRYPGGIQPGTVIPGTDGTYPGSIQPGTVIPGGDRTYPPGTIITGDRGPYPIQPGGVLPGGVGTYPGMQPGVQPGQGIYPPGGIVTTSVATGSTTVTGVGTYPVGTAPGTGLPSGTYPGVPGTGTYPGTGVYPGGVRPGIPGTSVGTYPGSVVPGGTTTQGVYPGGGQQTVITYPQGIPSGTLPSGGQVPGTTADSTSGTGTQVITYPGGQPTNGQVVYPGSSGTIQPGKIPDTTGSVTGTQVTYPSVTYPGTIPSTYPGGAQQITPPGGTLYPGQVIYPGGQVPTYPGGQYPGTGIGIPGTGGVQYPPGTTGGTGVTGQYPGQLPGGISVQGGDGRRYPGNGYPGMVGTAGLGEASQYIQTGGPTRPAGVADDGAESQASSSVQQQVDSGTQASASAQGKYGSGTAQSQVTGTYSGSGTFSAQAGTSDANKSAQAEVSGGKEGATSNAQGVAGYGKSQTQVQLDSDSGATSTGAQSSGWNHGTNSQVQASSKGGMADAQANGEGNTSSQAQIGFQPYLKDDDEKMEKHARPFRGSGTASAQSGTHRGQSQSQLQGSFQYGITYNGAAQAGSGSGAASSRKPFNFTDTELFKPFKQSPPLKRPTNVDSAAQSSPSTSSNYDNKPDENKQNREQGLQSSSTSRQTVVLASKNNLDDAADKKVLATEKPRTDDTTYDEYDDDYADEDDYPTTAGSRLTIKEKFSGTFPGPSPNHQKLDKTFQQQSRSQSQTIQVAKGNQYNVHVSQDSNVPRTGDTLQPGQSVSGYTIPPGFRGRVMSTSGTETVAQGDGKSQSQTVSLVPKDFNNTRSPPPTETRSLQTNYERYVGRHTSKSQGSPVNQNTSSDKHTRPTPAIAAKPSYYTVTNSFAGKMNGNNEPRKYEHRYYTKSSTCGYFTFSCNVVYGSNGRTKICKPKVPTYPDGRPMRC